In the Necator americanus strain Aroian chromosome X, whole genome shotgun sequence genome, aggagctggaggaagtaatccgcaacgagaagtccttctacaaattcgttgtcggagacttcaacgctaaactaggaaaggccacagaagaggaatactggattggaagatttggactagagGAAAAAGATCATcttcggtggacatgggaatcgcccaatggcgcgactcgtgcggagatcgaccacatactcaccaaccggaggtggtgtctacttgtcgtctcagtagtaccattcTTTTGtggtggttctgatcaccgtctccttcgtctAAAAATAAGGCTTaaccacacgatggaaaagaacatctgctataggcaacgaaggagaaaagaagtcgtctacgacgattgcctactcgaggactccttgt is a window encoding:
- a CDS encoding hypothetical protein (NECATOR_CHRX.G23444.T1), which codes for MNCYSPTSAGDDSELDAFYEELEEVIRNEKSFYKFVVGDFNAKLGKATEEEYWIGRFGLEEKDHLRWTWESPNGATRAEIDHILTNRRWCLLVVSVVPFFCGGSDHRLLRLKIRLNHTMEKNICYRQRRRKEVVYDDCLLEDSLSQGKTTEELLGRRSALRLDPNALHIERDETIAASKLFFSIHAELPR